One window of the Pyrinomonadaceae bacterium genome contains the following:
- a CDS encoding RDD family protein: MSAVVTTDETLVIETPERVPLHFALASIGNRFIACAIDHIIQTVALFAMVIFFMIIAGFSDFGDRVTGAPSWVKAVLIIFIFLLISGYFAVFEWIWRGQTPGKRWLKLRVIREDGRPIGFFESAVRNLLRNFDMLPTPPFYSVGLVSVFVTGRDQRVGDLVAGTVVVREREAEAPAFTEVFASPVSDQALRRAWKPVPFTADVNLLTEAEIQVVESFLRRRWDLKDYPRQWMAWRVSMPILFKLRPQYDLPTFTYEGFLEELLHRYREKHRFID, translated from the coding sequence ATGTCCGCAGTTGTCACTACAGACGAAACACTCGTCATTGAAACGCCTGAGCGCGTACCGCTTCACTTTGCGCTCGCGTCGATTGGCAATCGCTTTATCGCCTGCGCCATCGACCACATTATTCAAACGGTGGCACTGTTTGCGATGGTGATCTTCTTCATGATCATCGCGGGGTTCTCCGACTTTGGAGATCGCGTTACGGGTGCGCCCAGTTGGGTAAAGGCGGTGCTGATTATATTCATCTTTCTTTTGATCTCCGGGTACTTTGCCGTATTCGAATGGATTTGGCGCGGCCAAACACCGGGCAAGCGTTGGCTGAAGCTGCGCGTGATTCGCGAAGACGGCCGGCCGATTGGGTTCTTTGAATCGGCAGTCAGAAACCTTTTGCGAAACTTTGACATGCTGCCGACGCCGCCGTTCTATTCGGTGGGACTGGTCTCGGTGTTTGTGACTGGGCGCGACCAACGCGTCGGCGATCTGGTTGCGGGCACGGTGGTCGTGCGGGAACGCGAAGCCGAGGCGCCCGCCTTCACCGAAGTGTTCGCTTCACCTGTTTCCGATCAAGCGTTGCGGCGCGCCTGGAAGCCGGTGCCATTTACCGCGGACGTGAATCTGTTGACCGAAGCTGAGATTCAAGTCGTTGAAAGTTTTCTACGCCGCCGTTGGGACTTGAAGGACTATCCGCGACAGTGGATGGCCTGGCGAGTCTCGATGCCGATTCTTTTCAAGCTGCGCCCGCAATACGATCTTCCGACGTTCACTTACGAAGGCTTCCTCGAAGAGCTGCTGCATCGCTATCGCGAGAAACACCGGTTCATCGATTGA
- a CDS encoding acetyl-CoA C-acetyltransferase codes for MAQDVFILGGKRTPMGEYVGALKDISAIDLGAAASKAALETTGVAAEEIDHAIFGNALQTSGDAIYGARHVALKAGVPFDRPALTVNRLCGSGIQSIVSGAQMIQLGEARTCLVGGMESMSQAPHVIRGARSGFGLGQGKLEDSLMVALLDTYCNTPMAGTAENLARKFEISREEQDKYALRSQQAAKRALDEGFFADEIAPVEVKSRKGTTLFDHDDHLRPDTTMEGLAKLRPAFAKDGFVTAGNASGIVDGAAALVIAGESYVKAHDSKPLGRIVSWAYAGVEPEIMGIGPVPASLQALEKAGLKVEDMDLVEVNEAFAAQYLAVEMELGLDRNKTNVNGGAIALGHPLGATGTRLVLTLLRELQRRNGRYGLATACIGGGQGIAIIVEKL; via the coding sequence ATGGCTCAGGATGTTTTCATTCTTGGTGGTAAGCGGACGCCGATGGGCGAGTATGTCGGCGCATTGAAGGATATTTCGGCAATTGATCTCGGCGCCGCCGCGTCGAAAGCGGCCCTCGAAACCACGGGCGTCGCCGCCGAAGAAATCGATCACGCAATCTTTGGCAACGCGCTGCAAACATCCGGCGATGCAATCTACGGAGCGCGGCACGTCGCTTTAAAAGCGGGTGTCCCTTTCGATCGACCGGCGTTAACGGTCAATCGTTTGTGCGGCAGCGGGATTCAATCGATCGTTTCCGGCGCGCAGATGATTCAACTCGGCGAAGCGCGGACGTGTCTGGTCGGTGGCATGGAGTCGATGTCGCAAGCCCCTCACGTGATTCGCGGCGCGCGTTCAGGGTTTGGTTTGGGTCAGGGAAAGTTGGAAGACAGCTTGATGGTGGCGCTGCTCGACACGTACTGCAATACGCCGATGGCGGGCACGGCGGAAAACCTCGCGCGCAAGTTCGAGATTTCTCGGGAGGAGCAGGACAAGTACGCGCTCCGTTCACAGCAGGCCGCGAAGCGCGCACTCGATGAAGGCTTCTTCGCCGATGAAATTGCGCCGGTTGAGGTGAAGAGCCGGAAAGGGACAACGCTATTCGATCACGACGATCACCTGCGTCCCGACACCACGATGGAAGGTCTTGCGAAGCTCAGGCCTGCGTTCGCAAAAGACGGCTTCGTCACCGCCGGCAACGCCTCGGGGATCGTCGATGGCGCGGCGGCGCTGGTCATCGCCGGCGAATCGTACGTCAAAGCGCATGACTCGAAGCCGCTCGGTCGCATCGTTAGTTGGGCCTATGCGGGGGTTGAACCTGAGATCATGGGCATCGGCCCGGTGCCCGCGTCGCTTCAAGCACTGGAGAAAGCCGGCCTGAAGGTTGAGGACATGGATCTCGTCGAAGTTAACGAGGCTTTCGCCGCCCAGTACCTGGCGGTGGAAATGGAGCTGGGGCTCGATCGCAACAAGACGAACGTGAACGGCGGCGCTATCGCGCTCGGTCATCCGCTCGGTGCTACGGGAACGCGTCTGGTGCTGACGCTGCTGCGCGAATTGCAGCGGCGTAATGGTCGTTATGGCTTGGCCACCGCGTGCATCGGAGGCGGTCAGGGCATCGCAATCATTGTCGAGAAGCTTTAG
- the purN gene encoding phosphoribosylglycinamide formyltransferase: protein MPFHRLGILISGRGSNMVALIDAAQAGMIPNADVAVVISDQVTAAGLEKAQARGIESVVIERRGRSREEHDREIMAALRDRNIDLICLAGYMRILSNEFIEGFRGRILNIHPSLLPSFPGLGPQKQALDNGTNYSGCTVHFVDETLDGGPIIAQRVVPVLEGDTVETLSARILEQEHQLYPEAVAQVLANNHFSQAANS, encoded by the coding sequence ATGCCTTTTCATCGCCTTGGTATCTTAATCTCCGGCCGCGGCTCGAACATGGTGGCGCTGATCGATGCGGCGCAAGCCGGAATGATTCCCAACGCGGATGTCGCCGTTGTGATTAGCGATCAAGTAACTGCCGCGGGCTTGGAAAAAGCACAAGCGCGCGGTATTGAGAGTGTTGTTATTGAACGCCGGGGCCGTTCGCGCGAAGAACATGACCGCGAGATCATGGCCGCCTTGCGCGATCGAAACATCGATCTGATTTGCCTCGCCGGTTACATGCGCATCCTTTCTAACGAATTTATTGAAGGGTTTCGCGGGCGGATTCTCAACATTCATCCGAGTCTCTTGCCGTCTTTTCCCGGCCTCGGGCCCCAGAAACAGGCACTCGATAACGGCACGAACTACAGCGGCTGCACGGTGCACTTTGTTGATGAGACATTGGACGGCGGGCCGATCATCGCGCAACGCGTAGTGCCGGTGCTGGAAGGCGACACGGTTGAGACATTGTCAGCGCGGATACTTGAGCAGGAGCACCAGCTCTATCCGGAAGCCGTGGCGCAGGTGCTGGCGAACAACCATTTCAGTCAAGCTGCTAATTCGTAA
- a CDS encoding TonB-dependent receptor: MRKIFNFSFALTLVLAIFASNAIAQSTTQGAISGTVKDPQGGVVPNATVTVKNTETNKESTVTTNDDGAFKTVNLDPGIYAVTVNVANFAAFSGTAVVEVGRATSLEIDLSLQGATEVVQITGEAPVINTEQQDFSSNINQTSINELPINGRRWSNFAILTPGATPDGNFGLISFRGISGLLNNSTVDGGDNNQAFFSEERGRTRSAYSISQGAIREFQVNTSNFSAEYGRSAGGVINAVTKSGSNEFHGSGFWYTRNNKWGARNPNSFINQLVNGVSTRVALKPEDVRHQFGGTIGGPIVKDKAFFFFSYDEQRRNFPGVAVFSTANYLNTVNRTTLTARGLTTAQIDSSLAFINSLTGETPRRGDQRLILPKLDWHLTENHHFTATYNRLRWDSPAGVQTGATVTRDRAGFGDDFVDIDSLNLRLNSTFSSKLINQFRFQWAHELNAQFAQPPLPGQPTTANGFSPQVALTNGITFGKATSLDRAALPDETRFQFADTLTYSSGNHTLKLGMDINHVKDIDDNLFTGSGSYTYSNINDFIVDYVNFTSNGALRTAGVICATAASPIGNTRLAGRCYTSNYAQGFGQPRFEEKTIDYAFFVQDDWRAMPRLTLNLGLRWEYEKFPTPFLVNPALPQTANRPSDKNNFGPRLGFAWDATGDGKTSLRGGYGIYFGRTNGTVIINSLINTGLSTGQAVSSVNPATNPVTPAGNSAAPIFPNILTTAPAGTAAVNYFREGFQNPMIHQGDVVVEREIGRNTVVSASYLFSFGKHLVTFVDTNLPPPSRSATINIVGGPFGGNQWTFPYFTGTRPNTSFGNILEIRDSVSTKYNALVLQANRRLTDGFQFQSSYTLSRAQDDGGSQSSATFTPGFSALFNPFDAGGEDALSPYDRRHKFSASIVYNTDFKRFRDTAAGHIFNGWTIAPIVNMFSGFRYTGVTNSFSTSSVFGASPAGGVNGSNGSLRFAFLPNNYFKAPRINYVDLRISRRFTIKENAKIEVLAEGFNIFNRTQVTGVNNRIYNVSCTGNTVNGSCSATFDPTFGTPSDLSNGFFFRERQIQLAVRFEF, encoded by the coding sequence ATGCGTAAAATCTTCAATTTTAGTTTTGCTCTAACGTTAGTTCTTGCGATCTTTGCGTCTAACGCAATCGCGCAATCCACAACGCAAGGTGCGATTAGCGGCACGGTTAAAGATCCGCAAGGCGGGGTTGTTCCTAACGCTACCGTTACCGTCAAAAACACCGAGACAAACAAAGAGTCGACGGTGACCACAAATGATGATGGCGCCTTCAAGACCGTTAACCTCGATCCAGGAATCTACGCGGTAACCGTCAACGTGGCGAACTTCGCAGCCTTTAGCGGTACGGCCGTTGTCGAGGTCGGGCGCGCGACATCGCTGGAAATCGATCTGTCACTCCAAGGTGCAACTGAAGTTGTCCAAATCACCGGTGAAGCGCCAGTTATCAACACTGAGCAGCAGGACTTCTCAAGCAACATCAACCAAACGTCGATTAACGAACTCCCGATTAACGGCCGCCGGTGGTCTAACTTCGCCATCCTGACACCTGGAGCAACACCGGACGGCAATTTTGGTCTGATCAGTTTCCGCGGCATCTCCGGACTACTCAATAACAGCACGGTTGACGGCGGCGACAATAACCAGGCGTTCTTTTCGGAGGAGCGCGGTCGTACCCGCAGCGCGTACTCAATAAGCCAAGGGGCCATTCGCGAATTCCAGGTAAACACTTCGAATTTTTCGGCTGAGTACGGACGTTCCGCGGGCGGCGTGATCAACGCCGTAACCAAGTCCGGCAGCAACGAGTTTCACGGCTCTGGCTTTTGGTACACCCGTAATAACAAATGGGGCGCGCGTAATCCAAATAGTTTTATCAACCAGCTTGTAAATGGCGTGTCAACCCGCGTTGCCTTAAAGCCTGAGGATGTGCGTCATCAATTCGGCGGAACTATCGGCGGGCCGATAGTAAAGGACAAAGCGTTTTTCTTCTTCAGCTACGACGAACAACGACGAAACTTCCCGGGAGTTGCCGTGTTTAGTACGGCCAATTACCTCAACACCGTCAACCGCACCACGCTCACGGCGAGAGGCTTGACCACGGCCCAGATTGATTCCAGTTTGGCGTTTATCAACAGCCTGACCGGCGAGACGCCGCGTCGTGGCGATCAGAGACTCATTCTCCCGAAGCTTGATTGGCATCTCACGGAGAACCACCACTTCACCGCGACTTATAATCGGCTGCGTTGGGACTCCCCAGCGGGAGTTCAGACGGGCGCGACGGTCACGCGTGACCGGGCCGGTTTCGGAGATGATTTTGTTGACATAGATTCGCTTAATCTGCGACTCAATTCCACTTTCTCAAGCAAGCTGATCAATCAGTTCCGGTTTCAGTGGGCCCATGAACTTAATGCCCAGTTTGCCCAGCCGCCTTTGCCAGGCCAGCCGACGACCGCCAACGGTTTTTCGCCACAGGTTGCCCTGACGAATGGCATCACCTTTGGCAAAGCAACATCATTGGATCGCGCGGCGCTGCCGGACGAGACCCGCTTTCAATTCGCCGACACGCTGACCTACTCCAGTGGAAATCACACCCTCAAACTCGGCATGGACATCAATCACGTCAAAGACATTGACGATAATTTGTTCACCGGCAGCGGCTCTTACACTTATTCCAACATCAACGACTTCATCGTTGACTACGTTAATTTCACGAGCAACGGAGCGTTGCGAACGGCTGGGGTTATATGCGCGACAGCGGCATCACCAATTGGGAATACCCGGCTTGCCGGCAGGTGCTACACGAGCAACTACGCGCAGGGTTTTGGTCAGCCGCGTTTTGAAGAAAAGACCATCGACTATGCTTTCTTTGTTCAGGACGACTGGCGCGCAATGCCGCGGCTGACTCTGAACCTCGGACTGCGCTGGGAATATGAAAAATTCCCGACGCCGTTTCTGGTTAATCCGGCTCTGCCGCAAACTGCCAACCGACCGAGTGATAAGAACAACTTCGGTCCGCGCCTCGGGTTCGCATGGGACGCCACCGGTGATGGCAAGACGAGTTTGCGCGGCGGCTATGGAATTTACTTCGGCCGAACAAACGGCACCGTCATCATCAACTCGCTGATTAACACCGGCCTGAGCACGGGCCAGGCGGTGTCATCGGTCAATCCGGCAACAAACCCCGTCACTCCGGCGGGCAACTCTGCAGCGCCTATCTTTCCAAATATCCTGACGACCGCCCCGGCGGGTACCGCCGCGGTGAACTATTTCCGTGAGGGGTTTCAAAACCCGATGATTCATCAGGGTGATGTTGTTGTCGAACGTGAGATCGGACGCAACACGGTGGTTTCTGCGTCCTACCTCTTCAGCTTCGGGAAGCATCTCGTAACCTTTGTTGATACGAACCTGCCGCCACCAAGTCGCAGCGCAACGATCAATATTGTTGGCGGGCCATTCGGTGGCAACCAGTGGACCTTCCCGTATTTCACGGGAACGAGGCCGAACACAAGCTTTGGCAATATCCTTGAAATTCGCGATAGCGTATCGACCAAGTACAACGCGTTAGTGCTGCAAGCTAACCGGCGTTTGACGGACGGCTTTCAATTCCAAAGCAGCTATACGTTGTCGAGAGCGCAAGATGACGGGGGCTCACAGAGTTCGGCGACCTTTACACCGGGCTTTTCGGCTCTGTTCAATCCTTTTGATGCGGGCGGCGAGGATGCTTTGTCTCCGTATGATCGGCGGCATAAATTCTCCGCAAGCATTGTTTACAACACTGACTTCAAGCGCTTTAGGGACACCGCGGCAGGGCACATTTTCAACGGCTGGACCATTGCGCCAATCGTAAACATGTTTTCCGGCTTCCGATACACCGGCGTCACGAACAGCTTTAGCACTTCCTCTGTTTTCGGCGCTAGCCCGGCGGGCGGCGTTAACGGATCGAATGGTTCGCTGCGCTTTGCCTTCTTGCCCAACAATTACTTCAAAGCGCCAAGAATCAATTACGTAGACCTCCGCATATCGCGACGGTTTACGATAAAGGAAAACGCTAAGATCGAGGTGCTCGCGGAAGGGTTCAATATTTTCAATCGGACCCAGGTAACCGGCGTTAATAACCGCATCTACAACGTCTCTTGCACAGGCAATACCGTTAACGGTTCGTGCAGCGCGACCTTCGATCCGACCTTCGGAACCCCGAGCGATCTTTCGAACGGATTCTTTTTCCGTGAGCGGCAGATTCAACTTGCCGTGCGCTTCGAGTTCTAA